From Brassica napus cultivar Da-Ae unplaced genomic scaffold, Da-Ae ScsIHWf_2276;HRSCAF=2934, whole genome shotgun sequence, a single genomic window includes:
- the LOC106377337 gene encoding uncharacterized protein LOC106377337, translated as MGLMVTSPVSESLLLLPPPPEPPPSALPLDLFGGIPAPDPPDPPDPPDMFGESDLSSLPCLCFTLTAAKSHLFNCTTTACSVCLLLVPLRVKLVRHLLLPTAGCRSWIYDFVWGNDFSMFLSLFSKGILLLRKIGDGFKKANLGSLLSDLFVCPWWFLQLHTLLWLRISSQFQGSSKRCMITFVAKLLAVFYAFVAAACSGSSSPSVASDSRGIISPISTRGSLLSCLCVMFAYIYVYVTCFACDAAVSLASLALLYYLLNDYSFDGV; from the exons ATGGGGTTAATGGTGACTTCTCCAGTCTCAGAGTCATTGTTGCTCCTTCCTCCACCTCCTGAACCGCCGCCGTCTGCTCTTCCTCTAGACCTTTTTGGTGGGATCCCTGCCCCCGACCCTCCTGATCCTCCTGACCCTCCGGACATGTTCGGTGAATCAGATCTGTCGTCTCTCCCCTGTCTCTGTTTCACACTAACAGCTGCAAAGTCTCATCTGTTTAATTGTACGACAACAGCTTGCTCAGTCTGTTTGTTGCTCGTACCTCTTAGAGTGAAGCTTGTTAGGCATCTCCTTCTCCCTACTGCCGGTTGCAGATCTTGGATCTATGATTTTGTCTGGGGAAACGATTTCTCCATGTTCTTGAGCTTATTTTCGAAAG GTATACTACTACTCAGAAAGATAGGAGATGGATTCAAAAAAGCCAACCTTGGCTCTTTACTTTCAGACTTGTTTGTCTGTCCGTGGTGGTTCTTGCAACTCCACACCCTTTTATGGTTGAGGATCTCCTCACAATTCCAAGGCTCATCAAAAAGGTGCATGATCACCTTTGTAGCCAAGCTTCTTGCTGTTTTCTATGCATTTGTTGCGGCAGCATGTTCGGGTAGCAGCTCACCGAGTGTGGCTTCTGATTCCCGTGGCATCATCTCACCGATTAGCACTAGGGGTTCACTCTTAAGTTGCTTGTGTGTTATGTTTGCTTATATCTATGTTTATGTTACCTGCTTTGCATGTGATGCAGCAGTTTCTTTAGCTAGTCTAGCTCTGTTATATTACTTGTTGAACGATTACTCTTTTGATGGAGTCTAA